In Drosophila simulans strain w501 chromosome 3R, Prin_Dsim_3.1, whole genome shotgun sequence, a single window of DNA contains:
- the LOC6727635 gene encoding protein tincar isoform X1, with the protein MGGKHQGSGAGASSGGGSLNSSLCNSVMTNATTASSSLTQQQQQLQAKYIKSKRHQSRYTSLQHSGHDSGSYLHLNSLWSIWYGVLLTLFQGYLAMHGAYRFLGCSLIPWKIEPVAELNLQIVLSGVVFILLPVFFTSAVFKVGNLANDGIKLATGARERRCTLSPHDGLEEESRGGTLRALWTHGGPTAAFVHILIALCLLLPRLLLEARIIENGLLPKEQIWATELDFVVINRRNLMAMSVVGATPFPRHHQPSSQQQSHHQHARLNLTANSLEQDEEDYFNDTMFTAIRGVPAGGNNNLFDLRPDRMANGRKAAKTTATTRTTTTANKLDAGKGQYFEVPDLINQDIDEEERQELEEAIRGEEDDGDEGVGVGEEGTVIMPDFDELAPRTAVGTSTTTAKASSDDDKLNVENWQQLGTLGKGDASSSSSSTPSTTTTTTTSTTTTAATTTSTRGTSTTTTTTIKPMDITTSRQPAHHHHGKSRKHHKHHNKQRQQQPPRRHHVASHEQAILESFPEEETTTRDSSIHRVRPEVLPELPIPSTPVSASNSKIIAIKAKNQKRRISKRAAGVEIEPEYLLGDANINSSEFVAKSNEEEPEESEDFELEDGDFQAVPALTPAPPAEPNGPKPGQDYVRLDGFAGMLQLFFGIDKPIDVAIFSQPPSAEFVNLLFALLVWSVRYPAVFWNTSKAFACVFSLQMVVAALDIILGYVGISNLYKLQIYAEAMPVHQPGLILNAVVTLALYLLSTTLVLASSMVMYLYGHGRLATRMRDRSIITLKTHQTWIYFAHCASLCFVLALAVVKAPLLNDLSATYKNNLHCPTFLAALVGVTHLLLWIVIWLCLTIKRRWHFKLPPLDSTYGGLLGKSSAQPLLMSSGQRTGSNSSSSGCNSTSTTVNGGDSKPDMMSTATSTELGMGMGMGGGINGGMGGTGMGLAAQEDIYWPKLTPSSPKLKVTFNEVTSTSDDVLLIGDQEQTDGKRHTSRGASVCFASATGEVDDGEYATLRAATAGAVVGITMGSMKRGVSNTSVGVSLLHLSEYDELPPPPPANHHHQQQQQQQRQAHSFAHGHPHDYANLSGLGGISDDNISEEGKLLACVRDDSITYASTRDLEPPQPSAQAPPPPPPLPMKGAPVPQPPAVMPHSTGIYGRAPQAMPEMMQLSPEHHHNPLQHSLQHPQHHPLQQQQKQQPPQHPLQQQGNPHQHLVSPLAPVTVAVHTNEAHIASSSTPRCLRRADSGVPNEALTPRSDTTSTTESTNTTSPPERAPSESSSGVHSGEERELEVIIRPRANSKPPPRPPQPPIQEEPYGRCTNMRMSSFNADPAATSSAVINSATLPPQRSVPEQKFDYTAHCSTMPLPVGCHSQQLAGSGNGYASTSAMTSSMGGGGMPPLPPSQVSSFMTPNSMHYANASVALGNGSGQQQPHTTLPNGVRYSNPHFLRRLPHVTKAAESPYGHLGYGAGHHAFAKLPHETHPTIPEDRDSANYSMASDQDCGLYVTAQLH; encoded by the exons ATGGGTGGCAAGCACCAGGGATCTGGAGCAGGAGCCTCCTCCGGAGGCGGCAGCCTCAACTCCAGCCTCTGCAACTCCGTAATGACGAACGCCACAACGGCGAGCAGCAGCCtcacgcagcagcaacagcagctccAGGCCAAGTATATCAAGTCCAAGCGCCACCAGAGCCGCTACACCAGCCTCCAGCACTCCGGCCACGATTCCGGCAGCTATCTGCACCTCAACTCGCTATGGTCGATCTGGTACGGAGTGCTGCTCACCCTGTTCCAGGGATACTTGGCCATGCACGGAGCCTACAGGTTCTTGG GATGCTCTCTGATACCCTGGAAAATCGAGCCTGTGGCCGAACTCAATCTGCAGATTGTCCTTTCTGGAGTGGTGTTCATCCTGCTGCCGGTCTTTTTTACATCTGCCGTTTTTAAG GTTGGCAACTTGGCAAACGACGGAATTAAATTGGCCACAGGTGCCAGGGAGCGGCGCTGCACCCTCTCGCCGCACGATGGCCTGGAGGAGGAGTCGCGGGGCGGAACCCTTCGAGCCCTTTGGACACACGGCGGACCTACGGCGGCCTTCGTCCACATCCTGATTGCACTTTGCCTGCTGCTGCCGCGTTTGCTGCTCGAGGCTCGCATCATTGAGAACGGATTGCTGCCAAAAG AGCAAATTTGGGCCACTGAATTGGACTTTGTTGTGATCAATCGACGCAATTTGATGGCCATGTCGGTGGTGGGAGCCACACCCTTTCCCAGGCACCACCAGCCGTCGAGCCAGCAGCAGTCCCACCACCAGCATGCCAGACTAAACTTGACCGCAAACAGCTTGGAACAGGACGAGGAGGACTACTTCAACGATACCATGTTCACGGCCATCCGTGGAGTGCCAGCCGGGGGCAATAACAATTTGTTCGATCTGCGACCCGATAGGATGGCAAACGGCAGGAAGGCGGCCAAGACGACGGCGACGACCAGGACAACAACCACCGCCAATAAACTGGATGCGGGCAAGGGCCAATACTTTGAAGTGCCCGATTTAATTAATCAAGATATCGACGAGGAGGAGCGCCAAGAGCTGGAGGAGGCGATTCGTGGCGAGGAAGATGATGGAGATGAAGGTGTGGGTGTCGGCGAAGAGGGAACCGTCATCATGCCAGATTTCGATGAGTTGGCGCCAAGAACCGCAGTTGGAACGTCAACCACAACGGCTAAGGCGTCCTCTGATGACGACAAGTTGAATGTGGAAAATTGGCAACAGCTGGGAACTCTGGGCAAAGGGGACGCATCCAGCAGCTCCAGTAGCACACCATctaccacaacaacaactacgacATCGACAACAACCACTGCAGCCACAACAACTAGTACAAGGGGTaccagcaccaccactaccaccactaTTAAACCGATGGATATAACAACCAGCAGACAACCagcacatcatcatcatggaAAGTCCCGCAAACACCACAAACATCACAATAAACAGCGTCAACAGCAGCCACCTCGTCGCCATCACGTGGCCTCCCACGAGCAGGCGATCCTCGAGAGCTTTCCAGAGGAGGAAACCACCACGCGCGACAGCAGCATTCATCGCGTAAGACCCGAAGTCCTGCCGGAGCTACCGATTCCCTCGACGCCCGTTTCGGCCTCCAACTCCAAGATCATTGCCATCAAAGCGAAGAACCAGAAGCGCAGGATATCCAAACGGGCTGCCGGGGTTGAAATCGAGCCGGAATATCTGCTCGGCGATGCCAATATAAATTCCAGTGAATTCGTGGCCAAATCGAATGAGGAGGAACCTGAAGAGAGCGAGGACTTCGAGCTGGAGGATGGTGATTTTCAGGCAGTGCCCGCCCTGACGCCTGCACCTCCTGCTGAACCAAACGGTCCGAAGCCAGGTCAGGATTACGTCCGACTGGATGGCTTTGCCGGAATGCTGCAGCTCTTCTTTGGCATTGATAAACCCATCGATGTGGCAATTTTCTCCCAGCCACCCAGTGCCGAGTTTGTGAACCTACTTTTCGCCCTGTTGGTGTGGTCCGTTCGGTATCCGGCCGTTTTCTGGAATACCTCAAAGGCCTTTGCCTGCGTTTTCAGCCTCCAGATGGTGGTGGCCGCCCTGGACATCATACTGGGTTATGTGGGCATCTCGAATCTGTACAAGCTACAGATCTACGCCGAGGCCATGCCGGTTCATCAGCCGGGACTCATCCTGAATGCAGTGGTCACTTTGGCTTTGTATCTTTTGTCCACCACTTTGGTATTGGCCTCTTCCATGGTCATGTACTTGTACGGACACGGACGTCTGGCCACCCGGATGCGGGATCGCTCCATCATCACGTTGAAGACCCACCAAACCTGGATCTACTTCGCCCACTGCGCCTCCTTGTGCTTCGTCCTCGCCTTGGCGGTGGTGAAGGCTCCGCTACTCAATGATCTCAGTGCCACCTACAAGAACAACCTCCACTGCCCCACCTTCCTAGCAG CTCTTGTCGGAGTGACACACCTGCTGCTATGGATTGTCATCTGGCTCTGCCTGACCATCAAGCGGCGCTGGCACTTTAAGCTGCCTCCATTGGACAGCACTTACGGCGGACTGCTGGGAAAGTCCAGTGCCCAGCCGCTCCTGATGTCCAGTGGCCAGCGCACGGGGAGCAACTCGAGCAGCAGTGGCTGCAACTCGACCAGCACCACGGTGAATGGTGGTGACTCCAAGCCGGACATGATGAGCACCGCCACCAGCACGGAActgggaatgggcatgggcatgggtgGGGGCATCAATGGGGGCATGGGCGGAACGGGCATGGGACTGGCCGCCCAGGAGGACATCTATTGGCCCAAGCTGACGCCCAGTTCGCCCAAGCTGAAGGTCACCTTCAACGAAGTTACGAGTACGTCTGATGATGTCCTACTAATTGGTGACCAAGAACAAACTGATGGCAAGCG CCATACGAGCCGTGGAGCCTCGGTATGTTTTGCCAGTGCTACGGGGGAAGTTGACGACGGCGAGTACGCGACATTAAGGGCAGCCACCGCCGGGGCCGTCGTGGGCATCACCATGGGCAGCATGAAGAGGGGCGTCAGCAACACCTCGGTGGGGGTAAGTCTGCTCCACCTTTCCGAGTACGACGAActtcctccgccgccgccggccaaccatcaccatcagcagcagcaacagcagcagcggcaggccCATTCCTTTGCCCATGGACATCCCCACGACTATGCGAACCTGAGCGGATTGGGTGGCATCAGTGACGACAACATCTCCGAGGAGGGCAAGCTGCTGGCCTGTGTGCGCGATGACAGCATCACCTACGCATCCACCAGGGACTTGGAGCCACCACAGCCGTCGGCCcaggcaccaccaccacctccaccgctGCCCATGAAGGGAGCACCCGTTCCTCAGCCACCAGCGGTAATGCCCCACTCTACCGGCATCTACGGACGCGCTCCTCAAGCAATGCCCGAGATGATGCAGTTGTCGCCCGAGCACCACCACAATCCACTTCAGCATTCGCTGCAGCATCCACAGCACCATCctctccagcagcagcagaagcagcagccaccACAGCATCCTCTCCAGCAGCAGGGCAATCCGCACCAGCATCTAGTCAGCCCCTTGGCTCCGGTCACGGTCGCAGTTCACACCAACGAAGCGCAT ATTGCATCCAGTTCCACACCCCGTTGCCTGCGTCGCGCCGATTCGGGCGTTCCCAACGAGGCGTTGACACCGCGCAGCGacaccacctccaccaccgAAAGTACCAACACCACCTCACCGCCGGAACGCGCACCCTCCGAGTCCTCCAGTGGCGTCCACTCGGGCGAGGAGCGCGAGCTGGAGGTCATCATCCGGCCAAGGGCCAACAGCAAGCCGCCGCCTCGCCCGCCACAGCCGCCGATCCAGGAGGAGCCCTACGGCCGCTGCACCAACATGCGCATGTCCAGCTTCAATGCGGACCCCGCCGCCACCTCGTCGGCGGTCATCAATAGTGCCACATTGCCGCCGCAGCGTTCGGTGCCGGAGCAGAAGTTCGACTATACGGCTCACTGCAGCACAATGCCACTGCCGGTGGGCTGTCACAGCCAGCAGCTCGCCGGGAGCGGTAATGGTTATGCCTCGACCTCGGCCATGACCAGTTCCATGGGCGGTGGCGGTATGCCACCACTGCCGCCATCGCAGGTCTCCAGCTTCATGACGCCCAACAGCATGCACTACGCCAATGCCTCAGTGGCCCTGGGAAATGGTAGTGGTCAACAGCAGCCGCACACTACGCTGCCAAATGGAGTGCGCTACTCCAATCCGCACTTTCTGCGCCGCCTGCCGCACGTGACCAAGGCGGCGGAGTCGCCCTATGGACACCTGGGCTACGGAGCTGGTCACCACGCCTTCGCAAAGCTGCCGCACGAGACGCATCCCACGATTCCGGAGGATCGCGACTCCGCCAACTACTCGATGGCCTCCGACCAGGATTGCGGTCTGTATGTGACGGCCCAGCTGCACTAG
- the LOC6727635 gene encoding protein tincar isoform X2: MGGKHQGSGAGASSGGGSLNSSLCNSVMTNATTASSSLTQQQQQLQAKYIKSKRHQSRYTSLQHSGHDSGSYLHLNSLWSIWYGVLLTLFQGYLAMHGAYRFLGCSLIPWKIEPVAELNLQIVLSGVVFILLPVFFTSAVFKVGNLANDGIKLATGARERRCTLSPHDGLEEESRGGTLRALWTHGGPTAAFVHILIALCLLLPRLLLEARIIENGLLPKEQIWATELDFVVINRRNLMAMSVVGATPFPRHHQPSSQQQSHHQHARLNLTANSLEQDEEDYFNDTMFTAIRGVPAGGNNNLFDLRPDRMANGRKAAKTTATTRTTTTANKLDAGKGQYFEVPDLINQDIDEEERQELEEAIRGEEDDGDEGVGVGEEGTVIMPDFDELAPRTAVGTSTTTAKASSDDDKLNVENWQQLGTLGKGDASSSSSSTPSTTTTTTTSTTTTAATTTSTRGTSTTTTTTIKPMDITTSRQPAHHHHGKSRKHHKHHNKQRQQQPPRRHHVASHEQAILESFPEEETTTRDSSIHRVRPEVLPELPIPSTPVSASNSKIIAIKAKNQKRRISKRAAGVEIEPEYLLGDANINSSEFVAKSNEEEPEESEDFELEDGDFQAVPALTPAPPAEPNGPKPGQDYVRLDGFAGMLQLFFGIDKPIDVAIFSQPPSAEFVNLLFALLVWSVRYPAVFWNTSKAFACVFSLQMVVAALDIILGYVGISNLYKLQIYAEAMPVHQPGLILNAVVTLALYLLSTTLVLASSMVMYLYGHGRLATRMRDRSIITLKTHQTWIYFAHCASLCFVLALAVVKAPLLNDLSATYKNNLHCPTFLAALVGVTHLLLWIVIWLCLTIKRRWHFKLPPLDSTYGGLLGKSSAQPLLMSSGQRTGSNSSSSGCNSTSTTVNGGDSKPDMMSTATSTELGMGMGMGGGINGGMGGTGMGLAAQEDIYWPKLTPSSPKLKVTFNEVTTIRAVEPRYVLPVLRGKLTTASTRH, from the exons ATGGGTGGCAAGCACCAGGGATCTGGAGCAGGAGCCTCCTCCGGAGGCGGCAGCCTCAACTCCAGCCTCTGCAACTCCGTAATGACGAACGCCACAACGGCGAGCAGCAGCCtcacgcagcagcaacagcagctccAGGCCAAGTATATCAAGTCCAAGCGCCACCAGAGCCGCTACACCAGCCTCCAGCACTCCGGCCACGATTCCGGCAGCTATCTGCACCTCAACTCGCTATGGTCGATCTGGTACGGAGTGCTGCTCACCCTGTTCCAGGGATACTTGGCCATGCACGGAGCCTACAGGTTCTTGG GATGCTCTCTGATACCCTGGAAAATCGAGCCTGTGGCCGAACTCAATCTGCAGATTGTCCTTTCTGGAGTGGTGTTCATCCTGCTGCCGGTCTTTTTTACATCTGCCGTTTTTAAG GTTGGCAACTTGGCAAACGACGGAATTAAATTGGCCACAGGTGCCAGGGAGCGGCGCTGCACCCTCTCGCCGCACGATGGCCTGGAGGAGGAGTCGCGGGGCGGAACCCTTCGAGCCCTTTGGACACACGGCGGACCTACGGCGGCCTTCGTCCACATCCTGATTGCACTTTGCCTGCTGCTGCCGCGTTTGCTGCTCGAGGCTCGCATCATTGAGAACGGATTGCTGCCAAAAG AGCAAATTTGGGCCACTGAATTGGACTTTGTTGTGATCAATCGACGCAATTTGATGGCCATGTCGGTGGTGGGAGCCACACCCTTTCCCAGGCACCACCAGCCGTCGAGCCAGCAGCAGTCCCACCACCAGCATGCCAGACTAAACTTGACCGCAAACAGCTTGGAACAGGACGAGGAGGACTACTTCAACGATACCATGTTCACGGCCATCCGTGGAGTGCCAGCCGGGGGCAATAACAATTTGTTCGATCTGCGACCCGATAGGATGGCAAACGGCAGGAAGGCGGCCAAGACGACGGCGACGACCAGGACAACAACCACCGCCAATAAACTGGATGCGGGCAAGGGCCAATACTTTGAAGTGCCCGATTTAATTAATCAAGATATCGACGAGGAGGAGCGCCAAGAGCTGGAGGAGGCGATTCGTGGCGAGGAAGATGATGGAGATGAAGGTGTGGGTGTCGGCGAAGAGGGAACCGTCATCATGCCAGATTTCGATGAGTTGGCGCCAAGAACCGCAGTTGGAACGTCAACCACAACGGCTAAGGCGTCCTCTGATGACGACAAGTTGAATGTGGAAAATTGGCAACAGCTGGGAACTCTGGGCAAAGGGGACGCATCCAGCAGCTCCAGTAGCACACCATctaccacaacaacaactacgacATCGACAACAACCACTGCAGCCACAACAACTAGTACAAGGGGTaccagcaccaccactaccaccactaTTAAACCGATGGATATAACAACCAGCAGACAACCagcacatcatcatcatggaAAGTCCCGCAAACACCACAAACATCACAATAAACAGCGTCAACAGCAGCCACCTCGTCGCCATCACGTGGCCTCCCACGAGCAGGCGATCCTCGAGAGCTTTCCAGAGGAGGAAACCACCACGCGCGACAGCAGCATTCATCGCGTAAGACCCGAAGTCCTGCCGGAGCTACCGATTCCCTCGACGCCCGTTTCGGCCTCCAACTCCAAGATCATTGCCATCAAAGCGAAGAACCAGAAGCGCAGGATATCCAAACGGGCTGCCGGGGTTGAAATCGAGCCGGAATATCTGCTCGGCGATGCCAATATAAATTCCAGTGAATTCGTGGCCAAATCGAATGAGGAGGAACCTGAAGAGAGCGAGGACTTCGAGCTGGAGGATGGTGATTTTCAGGCAGTGCCCGCCCTGACGCCTGCACCTCCTGCTGAACCAAACGGTCCGAAGCCAGGTCAGGATTACGTCCGACTGGATGGCTTTGCCGGAATGCTGCAGCTCTTCTTTGGCATTGATAAACCCATCGATGTGGCAATTTTCTCCCAGCCACCCAGTGCCGAGTTTGTGAACCTACTTTTCGCCCTGTTGGTGTGGTCCGTTCGGTATCCGGCCGTTTTCTGGAATACCTCAAAGGCCTTTGCCTGCGTTTTCAGCCTCCAGATGGTGGTGGCCGCCCTGGACATCATACTGGGTTATGTGGGCATCTCGAATCTGTACAAGCTACAGATCTACGCCGAGGCCATGCCGGTTCATCAGCCGGGACTCATCCTGAATGCAGTGGTCACTTTGGCTTTGTATCTTTTGTCCACCACTTTGGTATTGGCCTCTTCCATGGTCATGTACTTGTACGGACACGGACGTCTGGCCACCCGGATGCGGGATCGCTCCATCATCACGTTGAAGACCCACCAAACCTGGATCTACTTCGCCCACTGCGCCTCCTTGTGCTTCGTCCTCGCCTTGGCGGTGGTGAAGGCTCCGCTACTCAATGATCTCAGTGCCACCTACAAGAACAACCTCCACTGCCCCACCTTCCTAGCAG CTCTTGTCGGAGTGACACACCTGCTGCTATGGATTGTCATCTGGCTCTGCCTGACCATCAAGCGGCGCTGGCACTTTAAGCTGCCTCCATTGGACAGCACTTACGGCGGACTGCTGGGAAAGTCCAGTGCCCAGCCGCTCCTGATGTCCAGTGGCCAGCGCACGGGGAGCAACTCGAGCAGCAGTGGCTGCAACTCGACCAGCACCACGGTGAATGGTGGTGACTCCAAGCCGGACATGATGAGCACCGCCACCAGCACGGAActgggaatgggcatgggcatgggtgGGGGCATCAATGGGGGCATGGGCGGAACGGGCATGGGACTGGCCGCCCAGGAGGACATCTATTGGCCCAAGCTGACGCCCAGTTCGCCCAAGCTGAAGGTCACCTTCAACGAAGTTACGA CCATACGAGCCGTGGAGCCTCGGTATGTTTTGCCAGTGCTACGGGGGAAGTTGACGACGGCGAGTACGCGACATTAA